From one Coffea eugenioides isolate CCC68of chromosome 11, Ceug_1.0, whole genome shotgun sequence genomic stretch:
- the LOC113752523 gene encoding uncharacterized protein LOC113752523 produces MENIHEDPNFVSLREYYCYKLQIRDNDESWLLHFARLLQQYIVDQYVKLETQRLDFYRLQQEEIKREFLKGIIDALGSGESQASNVGQRIILPPSFIGGPRNMRRKYMDAMTLVQKYGKPDIFLTMTCNPNWPEIKEHLIDKEEAQNRPDLLARVFHAKLKQLKDELLKKCIFGEVAAYTYVIEYQKRGLPHAHFLLILKSKFKMYTPEEYDKIVCAEIPNKEKNEHLYNLVIKHTLHGPCGSLDPTNVCMRKNGTCKNNFPKNFCEETIQTLNAYPEYRRRDDGVQIKIKSALLDNRWVVPYNPYLLAKFDCHLNVEMCFTIKAVKYIYKYIYKGHNRTNFCVVNNKPDSEIDEIKQYVSARWVSPLEAAWRIFRFSMSEIKPAIIHLQLHLENYQPMSFKKTANLQNVVNNYHLKKPMLTEFFYMNRTDKAAQDLNCTYVEFPDHFVWLPKQKY; encoded by the coding sequence ATGGAAAACATACATGAAGATCCAAATTTTGTGTCTCTTCGAGAATATTATTGTTATAAACTTCAGATTAGGGACAATGATGAATCTTGGCTATTACATTTTGCTCGCCTCCTACAACAATATATTGTTGATCAATATGTGAAGCTTGAGACACAAAGACTTGACTTCTATAGATTACAACAAGAGGAAATTAAGAGAGAGTTCTTGAAAGGCATAATAGATGCTTTAGGATCAGGCGAGAGTCAAGCATCTAATGTTGGCCAACGTATCATATTACCGCCATCATTTATTGGAGGGCCGAGAAATATGAGACGTAAATACATGGATGCAATGACATTAGTACAGAAGTATGGTAAACCGGATATATTTCTGACCATGACTTGCAATCCTAATTGGCCAGAAATAAAAGAGCACTTAATAGATAAAGAAGAGGCACAAAACAGACCAGATTTGCTTGCTAGAGTATTTCATGCTAAGTTAAAACAGCTTAAAGATGAACTTCTGAAAAAATGCATCTTTGGTGAAGTGGCAGCTTACACTTATGTCATTGAATACCAAAAACGTGGACTGCCACATGCACACTTCTTGCTAATTTTAAAGTCAAAATTCAAGATGTATACTCCTGAAGAATATGATAAAATTGTCTGTGCTGAGATaccaaataaagagaaaaaCGAACATCTATATAATTTGGTTATTAAACATACGCTTCATGGACCATGTGGTTCACTTGATCCAACAAATGTATGCATGAGAAAAAATGGAACTTGCAAGAAtaattttcctaaaaatttCTGTGAGGAAACTATCCAAACTCTTAATGCATATCCTGAATATCGAAGGAGAGATGATGGAGTTCAAATTAAGATCAAATCAGCTCTTTTAGATAACAGATGGGTTGTACCATACAATCCATATCTTTTGGCTAAATTTGATTGCCATCTTAATGTTGAAATGTGTTTTACAATTAAGGCAGTCAAATACATTTACAAGTATATCTATAAAGGTCATAATAGAACTAACTTTTGTGTAGTAAATAATAAACCTGATTcagaaattgatgaaattaaacAATATGTATCAGCTAGGTGGGTTTCTCCACTTGAGGCAGCATGGAGAATCTTTAGATTTTCTATGAGTGAAATAAAGCCAGCTATTATTCATTTACAATTGCATTTGGAAAATTATCAGCCAATGAGTTTCAAAAAAACAGCTAATCTTCAAAATGTTGTCAATAACTATCATTTGAAAAAACCAATGCTCACTGAATTTTTTTACATGAATAGGACAGATAAAGCAGCTCAGGATCTAAATTGTACTTATGTAGAGTTCCCTGATCATTTTGTCTGGTTACCTAAGCAAAAATACTAG